One Odontesthes bonariensis isolate fOdoBon6 chromosome 17, fOdoBon6.hap1, whole genome shotgun sequence genomic window carries:
- the LOC142402567 gene encoding otoferlin has translation MKRSKHRGNKEDRNGDEPAILETENLDRQGMFMGGGPDPDTISLASVTAVTTNVSNKRSKPDIKMEPSSGRPVDYQVSVTVIEARQLVGLNMDPMVCVEIGEDKKYTSMKESTNCPYYNEYFVFDFHVPPDVMFDKILKVSVIHSKNLLRSGTLVGTFKLDVGTIYSQPEHQFYHKWALLSDPDDITAGSKGYVKCDIAVVAKGDTIKTPHKANESEEDDIEGNLLLPEGVPAERQWARYYLKIYRAEGLPRMNTSIMANVKKAFIGENKDLVDPYVQVLFAGQKGKTSVQKSCYEPIWNEQIVFTEMFPPLCKRMKIQIRDSDKVNDVAMGTHFLNLRKISNDGDKGFLPTLGPAWVNMYGSTRTYTLMDEYQELNEGLGEGVSFRARLLISLGVEILDPSSPDISSSTEVQVEGVPNISETATGKVEDFFLFGSFLEATMIDRKIGDKPISFEVTIGYYGNEIDGAVQPKTKGKKGGGDGDEEETELIHNSSDEEMDDDGDLSSVASTPPMKPVITDRNYFHLPYFERKPCIYIKSYWQDQRRRLYNANMMDNIADKLEDGLNDVHEIIKTEKTYPERRLRGVLEELSQGCNQFLSLANKDQSQSGRTKLDRERLKLCLSEVEAIGQQAKAMRSQVKKSTVRDKLKLAQNFLSKLRFMADEPQHSVPDVFIWMISNGKRIAYARVPSKDILYSSIDEEKGKDCGKVKTIFLRIPGKKGFGPAGWTVQSKIEIYLWLGLNRQRKDYLSGLPNGFEENKLSKGPGLPASPPISLTYMMKQIFQLRVHMYQARSLFAADSTGLSDPFARVFFSTQSQVTEVLAETLCPTWDQLLVFENVELFGEASELRDDPPIIVIEIYDQDTVGKADFMGRTFAKPVVKMADEHYGPPRFPPQLEYYQIYRGNCAAGEMLAAFELLQIGPNGKADLPPIDGPTDIDRGPILPVPLGIRPVLSKYRIEVLFWGLRDLKRVNLAQVDRPRVDIECAGKGVQSALIANYKKNPNFSTLVKWFEVDLPENELLHPPLNIRVVDCRAFGRYTLVGSNAVSTLRKFIYRGKDKQANNWSTTEEIIVVNMEPEPTFKKIETVVKLDSCSDAVVKVEDDDKDGKGKKKKRKKGDEPEEEELDESMLDWWSKYFASIETLTEALKAQEAALSDSEYKDEMDIADGGDIKPDDSPVKGTKKGKGKKKKQFAESFEKKKPKLDELKVYPKELESDFDNFEDWLHTFNLFRGKGGDDDDQNVTDEDRIVGKFKGSLCMYKVSDDMPRDMSFDSNMGMFQNIPHNDPINVLVRIYVIRATDLHPADINGKADPYIAIKLGKTEIKDKENYISKQLNPLFGKSFDVEATFPMDSTLTASIYDWDLVGTDDLIGETKIDLENRFYSKHRATCGISCNYATHGYNVWRDPMKPSQILAKLCKDGKLDGPHYGPGGRVKLENRVFMAPTEIEDENGLKKQTDEHLALTVLRHWEEIPRAGCKLAPEHVETRPLLHPDKPGIEQGRIEMWVDMFPKDLTAPGPALDISPRKPKAFELRVIIWNTDEVVLEDDDIFTGEKSSDIFVRGWLKGQQEDKQDTDVHYHSITGEGNFNWRFVFPFDYLMAEEKIVISKKESMFAWDETEYKIPARLNLQVWDADHFSADDFLGAIELDLNRFPRGAKTPKQCTIEMVTNEGEMPTVSIFKQKRIKGWWPFVARNEEDEFELTGKVEAELHLLTGEEAEKSPAGEGRNEPDQLEKPNRPDTSLLWFLTPFKAIKNLVCNQYKWLTIKIVTALLLLAMLALFLYSMPGYMVKKMLGA, from the exons ATGAAGCGCAGCAAGCACCGTGGAAACAAGGAGGACAGAAACGGAG ATGAACCGGCCATTTTGGAGACGGAGAACCTGGATCGCCAAGGCATGTTCATGGGAGGTGGCCCAGACCCTGACACCATCTCATTGGCCTCTGTCACTGCTGTCACCACTAACGTATCCAATAAGAG ATCAAAGCCAGACATCAAGATGGAGCCCAGCTCTGGAAGACCGGTTGATTACCAA GTCAGTGTGACAGTGATTGAAGCCAGACAGCTGGTGGGACTGAACATGGATCCAATGGTATGCGTGGAGATCGGAGAAGATAAAAAGTACACCTCAATGAAGGAGTCAACTAACTGCCCTTACTACAACGAA TATTTTGTTTTTGACTTCCACGTCCCCCCAGATGTTATGTTTGACAAAATCCTGAAAGTGTCT GTTATTCACTCCAAAAATCTTCTGCGTAGTGGAACGCTGGTAGGAACTTTTAAACTGGATGTGGGCACGATCTATTCTCAGCCAG AACATCAGTTTTACCACAAATGGGCCCTGTTGTCCGACCCCGATGACATCACAGCGGGTAGTAAAGGCTACGTTAAATGCGATATTGCAGTTGTGGCTAAAGGGGACACCATAAAAACTCCACACAAGGCAAATGAATCTGAAGAAGATGACATAGAGgg taATCTGTTACTACCAGAGGGGGTTCCCGCAGAGCGACAGTGGGCTCGTTATTACCTGAAGATCTACAGAGCAGAGGGACTCCCGAGAATGAACACGAGCATCATGGCCAACGTCAAAAAGGCCTTCATTGGAGAAAATAAAGACCTGGTTGATCCGTATGTCCAAGTCCTGTTTGCTGGGCAGAAA GGGAAAACTTCAGTTCAAAAGAGCTGCTATGAGCCCATCTGGAATGAGCAAATTGTTTTCACTGAGATGTTTCCACCACTCTGCAAACGCATGAAGATCCAGATCCGTGACTCAGATAAAGTGAATGATGTCGCTATGGGAACACACTTCTTGAACCTACGGAAGATTTCCAATGATGGGGACAAAG GCTTCCTTCCTACACTGGGACCAGCCTGGGTGAACATGTACGGCTCCACTCGTACCTACACCCTGATGGACGAGTACCAGGAGTTAAATGAGGGGCTGGGAGAGGGGGTGTCCTTTAGGGCCCGTCTGCTCATCAGCCTGGGTGTAGAGATCCTGGACCCCTCCTCGCCTGACATTAGCAGCTCCACAGAGGTTCAGGTGGAGGGAGTGCCCAACATCTCAGAG acTGCTACTGGCAAGGTTgaggatttttttctctttgggtCTTTCTTGGAGGCTACAATGATTGACAGAAAAATTGGTGATAAGCCAATCAGCTTTGAGGTCACCATAG GTTACTACGGAAACGAGATTGATGGAGCTGTCCAGCCGAAAACGAAGGGGAAGAAGGGTGGAGGCGATGGCGATGAGGAGGAAACGGAATTGATCCACAACTCCAGTGACGAGGAGATGGATGATGACGGAGACCTGTCTTCAGTGGCATCTACGCCACCCATGAAACCTGTCATTACCGACCG AAACTACTTCCATCTGCCCTATTTTGAGAGGAAGCCGTGTATTTACATCAAGAGTTACTGGCAAGATCAGAGAAGGAGGCTGTACAATGCCAACATGATGGACAACATTGCCGATAAACTG GAAGATGGACTAAATGATGTGCACGAGATCATCAAAACAGAGAAAACCTACCCTGAGCGCAGGCTCAGAGGGGTTCTTGAGGAACTCAGCCAAGGATGCAA TCAGTTTCTTTCCTTGGCAAATAAGGACCAGAGTCAGTCGGGCAGAACCAAACTTGACAGGGAGAGACTAAAGCTGTGCTTGTCGGAAGTG GAAGCCATAGGTCAACAAGCGAAGGCCATGAGGTCACAGGTGAAAAAAAGCACAGTGAGGGACAAACTCAAGCTGGCTCAGAACTTCCTCTCAAAGCTACGTTTCATGGCAGATGAA CCTCAGCACAGCGTTCCTGATGTCTTCATATGGATGATAAGTAACGGGAAGCGTATTGCTTATGCACGTGTTCCTTCCAAAGACATCCTTTACTCCAGTATTGATGAGGAGAAGGGAAAGGACTGTGGCAAAGTCAAAACTATCTTCCTCAGG ATCCCTGGTAAGAAAGGTTTCGGGCCAGCTGGCTGGACAGTGCAGTCCAAGATAGAGATCTACCTGTGGCTGGGTCTGAACAGGCAGCGTAAAGACTACCTGAGCGGCCTGCCCAATGGGTTTGAGGAAAACAAGTTGTCCAAAGGACCTGGCCTGCCAGCTTCACCTCCCATCAGCCTCACCTACATGA TGAAACAGATCTTCCAGCTCAGGGTCCACATGTACCAGGCTCGCAGCCTGTTTGCCGCTGACAGCACAGGTCTGTCTGATCCCTTTGCAAGAGTCTTCTTCTCAACTCAAAGCCAAGTCACTGAG gtgTTGGCTGAGACTCTCTGCCCTACATGGGACCAGCTGTTAGTATTTGAGAACGTGGAGCTGTTTGGGGAGGCCAGTGAACTGAGAGATGACCCTCCGATCATTGTCATTGAAATCTATGACCAAGACACAGTG GGTAAAGCTGACTTCATGGGCAGAACCTTTGCTAAGCCTGTGGTCAAGATGGCAGATGAGCACTACGGGCCCCCACGCTTTCCTCCCCAACTGGAGTACTACCAGATCTACCGTGGGAACTGCGCTGCTGGAGAGATGCTGGCAGCCTTTGAACTACTGCAG ATCGGCCCCAATGGAAAAGCAGACCTTCCTcccatagatggtcccacagaTATAGACCGTGGTCCGATCCTGCCTGTACCACTGGGGATCAGACCAGTGCTCAGCAAGTACAGGATTGAG GTCTTGTTCTGGGGCTTGAGAGACTTGAAAAGGGTGAATCTCGCCCAGGTGGATCGGCCTCGTGTGGACATTGAATGTGCAGGAAAGGGAGTTCAGTCTGCCCTCATTGCTAACTACAAGAAAAACCCCAACTTCAGCACTCTGGTCAAGTGGTTTGAAGTG GATTTACCTGAGAACGAGTTGCTCCACCCGCCGCTGAACATTCGAGTTGTGGACTGCAGAGCTTTTGGCCGCTACACTTTGGTTGGCTCTAATGCTGTCTCCACCCTGCGGAAGTTCATCTACAGGGGAAAAGACAAGCAGGCCAACAACTGGTCCACAACAG AGGAAATTATTGTCGTCAACATGGAACCTGAACCTACGTTTAAGAAGATTGAAACTGTGGTCAAACTAGATTCT TGCTCGGACGCCGTGGTCAAAGTTGAG GATGATGACAAGGATGGTAaggggaaaaagaagaagaggaagaagggtGACGAGCCGGAAGAGGAGGAACTTGATGAGAGCATGCTGGACTGGTGGTCCAAATATTTTGCCTCCATTGAAACTTTGACTGAG GCACTCAAAGCTCAAGAAGCAGCTCTCTCAGACTCAGAGTACAAAGATGAGATGGATATTGCAGATGGCGGAG ACATCAAACCTGATGACTCTCCAGTTAAAGGCACCaagaaaggaaaaggaaagaagaagaagcagttcGCTGAGTCGTTCGAGAAGAAAAAGCCAAAGCTGGATGAGCTGAAG GTATACCCGAAGGAACTGGAGAGTGATTTTGACAATTTTGAAGACTGGCTGCACACTTTTAACCTGTTCAGAGGAAAGGGCGGCGATGACGACGACCAAAATGTGACAGACGAGGACAGGATTGTTGGGAAGTTCAAA GGCTCACTGTGCATGTACAAAGTGTCAGATGACATGCCCAGAGACATGAGCTTTGACTCCAACATGGGAATGTTTCAGAACATTCCTCACAACGATCCCATCAATGTCCTTGTTCGCATTTATGTCATCAGG GCGACTGATCTGCATCCAGCAGACATAAATGGGAAAGCTGATCCCTACATTGCAATCAAACTGGGAAAAACAGAGATCAAAGACAAAGAGAACTACATTTCAAAACAACTGAACCCTTTGTTTGGCAA ATCCTTTGATGTGGAGGCCACATTTCCAATGGATTCCACACTAACAGCTTCAATTTATGACTGGGACCTGGTGGGAACCGATGATCTGATTGGAGAAACCAAGATTGACCTGGAGAACCGCTTCTACAGCAAACACAGAGCCACATGTGGAATTTCATGCAACTACGCCAC CCATGGTTACAACGTGTGGCGAGACCCAATGAAACCCTCACAAATCCTGGCGAAGCTGTGTAAGGATGGTAAACTGGACGGGCCGCACTACGGCCCTGGAGGAAGAGTGAAGTTGGAGAACCGTGTCTTCATGGCACCAACTGAGATAGAGGATGAAAATG GTTTGAAGAAGCAGACGGACGAACACCTTGCTCTGACTGTGCTGAGGCACTGGGAGGAAATCCCACGAGCTGGCTGCAAACTTGCTCCAGAGCATGTGGAGACCAGGCCACTGCTTCACCCTGATAAACCAGGAATTGAACAA GGAAGAATTGAGATGTGGGTGGATATGTTCCCCAAGGATTTGACTGCACCTGGGCCTGCACTTGACATTTCACCGAGGAAACCTAAGGC GTTTGAACTGAGGGTGATCATTTGGAACACTGATGAAGTTGTACTGGAAGATGATGATATCTTCACTGGCGAGAAATCAAGTGACATATTCGTGCGAGG TTGGTTGAAAGGCCAGCAGGAGGACAAACAGGACACTGATGTCCACTATCACTCCATCACTGGAGAGGGCAACTTTAACTGGCGCTTTGTCTTCCCCTTTGACTACCTTATGGCTGAGGAGAAGATTGTCATCTCCAAAAAGGAGTCCATGTTTGCCTGGGATGAGACTGAGTACAAGATTCCAGCTCGGCTTAATCTGCAAGTGTGGGATGCCGACCACTTCTCTGCAGATGACTTCCTGG